A genomic region of Candidatus Methanoperedens sp. contains the following coding sequences:
- the sat gene encoding sulfate adenylyltransferase, producing MAQIKPHGGKLINKTLTEQKRKKIIEQASEYQSVPVSTDLMKDVENIASGLFSPLEGFNVREDYESILYNKRLSNGLPWTLPIVLDAENNNLKEGDDILLKNNDHLVAVMQIEEKYGFDKRAHAEQVFGTNDAAHPGVAKTYSIKDTLLGGKISLINESKTPYYKYALKPAETRNLFKEKGWEKVVGFQTRNVAHLGHEYLQKSALTLVDGLFINPVIGKKKKGDFKDDVILESYEVLIDNYYPKDRVVLGIFQTEMRYAGPREAIFHAIVRKNYGCTHFIIGRDHAGVGSYYHPYAAQEIFKEFPDIGIEPMFFMSFFYCNKCGGITNDKVCPHNDRIDFSGTKMRQMIESGKRPTPDLMRPEVADVILRSGKPFVE from the coding sequence ATGGCTCAAATTAAACCTCACGGCGGAAAGTTAATCAATAAAACTTTAACTGAACAGAAACGAAAAAAGATCATCGAGCAGGCTTCTGAGTACCAGAGCGTTCCCGTAAGCACCGACCTGATGAAGGACGTGGAGAACATCGCCTCAGGGTTATTCAGCCCGCTTGAAGGCTTTAATGTACGCGAGGATTATGAAAGCATACTCTACAATAAGCGCCTTTCCAATGGTCTTCCCTGGACGCTCCCGATTGTGCTTGACGCTGAGAATAATAACCTAAAAGAAGGAGACGACATTCTCCTGAAGAACAACGACCATCTCGTAGCGGTAATGCAGATCGAGGAGAAATACGGCTTTGATAAAAGGGCTCATGCAGAGCAGGTGTTCGGAACAAACGATGCGGCTCACCCGGGCGTTGCAAAGACATATTCCATAAAGGATACCCTGCTCGGGGGAAAAATAAGCCTGATAAACGAATCAAAGACTCCTTACTATAAATATGCCTTAAAGCCTGCGGAAACAAGGAACCTCTTCAAAGAAAAAGGCTGGGAAAAAGTCGTGGGATTCCAGACCCGGAACGTTGCTCACCTCGGTCATGAATACCTGCAAAAATCCGCGCTCACTCTCGTTGACGGGCTTTTCATAAACCCCGTAATAGGCAAGAAAAAGAAAGGCGACTTTAAGGACGATGTGATTCTTGAAAGCTACGAGGTGCTAATCGATAACTACTATCCCAAGGATCGCGTTGTCCTCGGCATCTTCCAGACCGAGATGCGCTACGCCGGACCGCGCGAGGCGATATTCCATGCAATCGTGAGAAAAAACTACGGATGCACGCATTTCATAATCGGGCGAGACCATGCAGGCGTTGGAAGCTATTATCATCCCTATGCAGCGCAGGAGATATTCAAGGAGTTCCCTGACATAGGCATAGAACCGATGTTCTTCATGTCATTTTTCTACTGCAATAAGTGCGGGGGAATCACCAATGACAAGGTATGCCCTCACAACGACAGGATTGATTTTTCAGGCACGAAGATGAGGCAGATGATCGAAAGCGGAAAGCGCCCAACGCCCGACCTGATGCGTCCTGAGGTTGCGGATGTGATATTGAGGTCGGGTAAGCCATTTGTGGAATAG